One genomic segment of Clavelina lepadiformis chromosome 3, kaClaLepa1.1, whole genome shotgun sequence includes these proteins:
- the LOC143448594 gene encoding leucine-rich repeat-containing protein 47-like: MATWPEIERAKVEKRRELVVRGNEELKKKMLENDGELPSEVFNLTLLNFLEFNDIGLESLSEKIANLTNLTQLLLRQNQLCHLPKSICQVKCLKILDFFGNCLTELPENVGDLTNLHTLNLSNNQLECLPDSFSSLNSLAVLDISQNKFKAFPKCLYEGTVCDRLAELYVSHNEIEDVDDCVDKIVLLKILDISNNQLKELTQGLGKCLKLKQTNFKKNPLKDRRLKKLIDQDGSQKSILDYIRTKGRKISATSQANGQKESSLVKGSRKKLKSQKLISAIEDEEKALVKHTIDVLRLGSGETPGSKPFRVIMSEEAKQCRPYIVGCVVRHLRLDRGDNFKRFISLQTKLHDEICEKRTVATIATHDMKALPNSVVHYDAQDATTFKIRPLGRKTDMTAMELYEKLCKEAEHMRKEKKRSQVSGIYKYLSLLKNKENFAFVRRDSDGCVISLPPLTNCDVTKISSTTADLFIEVTGTKSLDSCKRVLDGLLQKMVELRFYSYPPKEEREHDFYDDSSDEDIISTRLVVQQVRVEDDQGQIRVVYPSRTDLTLESKEIKIERVA; encoded by the exons ATGGCAACGTGGCCTGAGATAGAGCGTGCTAAGGTTGAAAAACGTCGTGAGTTGGTTGTTCGTGGAAATGAGGAGTTAAAGAAGAAGATGCTGGAAAATGATGGGGAGTTGCCATCGGAGGTGTTTAACCTGACGTTGCTCAACTTTCTTGAGTTCAACGACATCGGGTTGGAAAGCTTAAGTGAAAAAATCGCCAATTTGACCAACTTGACTCAACTGCTGCTCAGACAAAACCAACTTTGTCATCTCCCGAAAAGTATTTGCCAAGTAaagtgtttgaaaattttagacTTTTTTGGAAACTGCTTGACAGAGCTACCGGAAAATGTTGGTGACCTCACAAACTTGCACACTCTAAATCTTTCAAACAATCAACTGGAATGTCTCCCCGACAGCTTTTCAAGTTTGAACAGTCTTGCTGTGCTTGATATctctcaaaacaaatttaaggCTTTTCCAAAATGCCTTTACGAGGGAACAGTCTGTGACCGATTGGCTGAGTTATACGTCTCACATAATGAAATAGAAGATGTTGATGATTGCGTcgataaaatagttttattaaAGATTCTAGACATCTCCAACAACcaattaaaagaattaactcAAGGGTTGGGAAAATGCTTAAAACTAAAGcagacaaactttaaaaagaatCCGCTGAAAGACAGAAGATTAAAGAAGTTAATTGACCAGGACGGCTCACAGAAATCTATCTTGGATTACATCCGCACTAAAGGAAGAAAGATTTCAGCCACGTCACAAGCAAATGGTCAAAAAGAGTCGTCACTTGTGAAAGGGTCAcgtaaaaagttgaaaagtcaAAAGCTCATCTCAGCAATCGAGGACGAAGAGAAAGCGTTGGTGAAGCACACCATAGATGTGCTGCGATTAGGTTCAGGAGAAACACCAG GTTCGAAGCCATTTCGAGTGATAATGAGCGAGGAAGCAAAGCAATGCCGGCCCTACATAGTTGGTTGTGTTGTCAGGCATTTGAGGCTAGATCGTGGCGACAACTTCAAGCGTTTTATCTCGTTGCAG ACTAAGCTTCACGATGAGATTTGTGAAAAACGCACTGTTGCTACCATAGCAACCCATGATATGAAAGCGCTGCCCAATTCCGTGGTACATTATGATGCACAGGATGCTACGACGTTTAAG ATTCGTCCTCTGGGAAGGAAGACAGACATGACGGCGATGGAACTCTACGAGAAACTTTGCAAAGAAGCAGAGCACATGAGGAAAGAGAAGAAGAGAAGCCAAGTGTCTGGGATTTATAA GTATCTCAGTTTATTGAAGAATAAAGAGAACTTTGCTTTCGTAAGGAGAGATTCGGACGGGTGCGTTATTTCACTTCCTCCTCTCActaattgtgatgtcacaaagatAAGTTCGACCACAGCAGATTTATTCATCGAG GTGACTGGCACAAAGTCGCTTGATAGTTGCAAGCGCGTCTTGGACGGCCTGCTGCAGAAAATGGTTGAACTCCGATTTTACTCCTATCCTCCTAAG GAGGAGAGGGAACATGATTTCTATGATGATTCGAGTGACGAGGACATCATATCCACACGACTTGTCGTACAACAGGTCCGAGTTGAAGATGATCAAGGACAGATCAGAGTCGTGTACCCATCGCGAACAGATCTCACGTTGGAGTCGAAGGAAATTAAAATTGAACGAGTCGCATAA
- the LOC143448595 gene encoding proteasome subunit beta type-7-like — MATTVSCLEVPKGGFSFDNCARNARLEERGLTRPKFRKTGTTIVGLVFEDGVILGADTRATEDTIVADKNCSKIHYIAPNIYCCGAGTAADTEKTTEMISSNLQLHRYRTGRPNRVATANRMLKQYLYRYQGYVSAALVLGGVDCNGPHLYSIHPHGSTDKLPYVTMGSGSLAAMATFEAGYKANMKKADAMQLVRDAVAAGIFNDLGSGSNVDLCIIGKDMKVEYLRPFDVANKKGVRQGNYSYKPGTTAVLSKSIKQIKYDIVSESVQEDMDTS, encoded by the coding sequence ATGGCTACAACAGTAAGTTGCTTAGAAGTGCCGAAAGGAGGATTTTCCTTCGATAACTGCGCCAGAAATGCCCGCCTGGAAGAAAGAGGGCTTACTCGTCCAAAATTTCGAAAAACTGGCACAACCATTGTTGGGCTCGTATTCGAAGATGGTGTTATCCTTGGAGCAGACACTCGTGCTACAGAAGACACGATTGTGGCGGATAAAAACTGTTCCAAGATTCACTACATTGCTCCAAATATCTACTGCTGCGGTGCTGGTACAGCGGCCGACACAGAAAAGACCACGGAGATGATCTCGTCCAACCTTCAGCTTCACCGCTACAGGACCGGTCGTCCCAACAGAGTGGCAACTGCTAACCGAATGCTTAAGCAGTATTTGTATCGCTATCAAGGTTATGTGAGTGCGGCTCTTGTGCTTGGAGGTGTTGATTGCAACGGGCCCCACTTGTACAGCATCCACCCCCACGGGTCCACTGACAAGCTACCCTACGTGACCATGGGGTCTGGTTCCCTAGCTGCCATGGCAACCTTTGAAGCTGGCTACAAGGCAAATATGAAGAAGGCTGATGCAATGCAATTGGTTCGTGACGCAGTTGCTGCTGGAATATTCAATGATCTTGGATCTGGTTCGAATGTCGATCTCTGCATCATCGGGAAAGATATGAAAGTGGAATACCTTCGTCCATTCGATGTTGCCAACAAGAAAGGAGTACGACAAGGAAATTATTCCTATAAACCCGGAACGACTGCAGTTCTGTCGAAGAGCATCAAGCAAATTAAGTACGACATCGTATCAGAATCTGTGCAGGAAGACATGGACACATCATAA